GGTATGTCATGAAAATTTGTCTTAAAAAAGATGAGTGCTCATAACCTATTGCCTCCTAATCACTTGTCACTAAAACAAATAGTCCAACCTTATTTTGTTTGTTACCTAAAAAGGAGGAACCTAACAATGTCTTCAAATTTCCTATATTAGTATTgctttcttttctttaaaacAGCACTAACACCATAAGTTGGAAAATTCTTGACTAGACTGAATTTATAGTGCTCTCTTACGATTGAACTCCATTATCTATAGATAGTAAAGTTTATACGAGAGGGGTTCATAAAAATCCAGGGTAGATGAAATAATCCTCCAAAAATAAGTCAGTTCCTCAGATTGATTCTTACTGATATGTTATTACACCAACTTACTTCTGTTTCCTactaaacaataatttttttgttgagATTGGATTTTTATTGACTCCTCTTACAAGAACTCTACTATCTTAAATTGGTGGAGTTTATTCATGTTACAGTGGTGCATTATAAATCCGGTAATACGTAAGAATTTCTCCTAAAATACATTTTCTAGCTATTAAGGATAGTGTCAATTAGGGAGAGGTCTAACCGCTATTCTCATTATGCGAGAAGTGTGGCAGTCTCGAGTTCGAATCTCTACACGACCACATTCATCTATATATTGTGATACGGGTTTATCAGTTTTATGATGAATGAAAGGGGATGAACTACTCCCAATTGTGTAGCTCACACGGGCCAATTGGATCTCCCATGAATAATTGTTCTTTTTTATcctaacaaacaaaaagaaataactAAATATACTAACCAAGCAAGTAGCCTTAATGATAGTGTCAATTTCATCAGCAGAAATGCTGCCATCATCCAAGACAGAaagcataacataaataaaatctCGATCTTCCTCCTTTATATTATGCTCTTCAATCATCTTTTCTCTATGTTGTTTAACCCATCTTCCTAACACACTATCCAACTCCATTGCTGTCTTCTTCATTTTACCGACATAACCTTTCACCAAATCCAACCAACCAAGAATTGGAACTGTATCAGAAACCAAGATCATCCCAGTTAAATTGAAAAACTCACTTAATGCCTTCGAAAATCGCCTTGAATCATCGTCTTCTATTCCATTTGATCCGAATAATCTTTTCCCAGCAACCATTTTTACTATTATATTTAATGTCAATTCTTCAAATCTTTCTTTCATTTCAACAATTGCGCTTTGCCCTCCGTTCTTGACGGACTCCTGATACAAATCTTTGATAAACAACTTAGTTTCTGTATCGATTACATGCTTTAGCAACTCAAGCCGGCGGTTCGACAGGAGTTGAACCACGGCTAGCTTCCTCATATCACGCCAATACTTTCCATAAGGTGCGAAGCCGAGCATAGCATGGTTATAGCCCATGATTTTCACTGCTAAAGATTTTGGTCGTGTAGGAAAAACCTTGTCGTTGACAGTGAAACATTCTCTTGCTAATTCCTTGTCGCTTACAATAACTGCTTGATGAATCCCTAGGCGGATTAAGAAGATAGGTCCAAGCTTATCTGCCATAGTCTTAAATGTCCTGTGTAGTAACTGGTTCGAGCCGCCGAGAAGAGGAAGGTGACCGACGATAGGCCATGCGCCTGCTGGCTCTGGTGGGTTCTTGATGTTTTTCTTGTTTCTGTTGGCTCTAGCATATTTAATGGCTAGAAAGATTGAGAATGTAGCAAGAAGAAAAGTTGCATATAATGGAATTTCTTGTAGGTGAAGTAAGAATTTCATGGTGGTGTTCATTGATCAGTTTTAGATGGCTTTCTTCTTTATGATTGAGGAATGGTCTGGAGATAAGTTTGAGGTTTGTTCTGTTCTGATGTAATTATTTGAGGATGACATGAAAGAGTCCAGTTCTCTTTGTCACATGTGCCATTTTCCTGACTAGTAATTTTCTTTTAGACGCAACAAAATTTATCAGGTCCCACTTGGAAATGAagcaaattatataaataataattttttttgacacaGTTTGCAGCCCAATCACCGGTTCAATAGCCTCTTCAGTCCGATTCTCCGGTtggattatattttttgtttttaaaagttaGTTGGATAGGACACTTGGCCGTTTTTCGGATTAACCAGCCGGTCTAGTCCGGTTGTTTAATCACTGGGCATAAGTACCTCCAAATATAGAAAGTATGCTATGATGTGATAAGATTTATATGGATGGATTTTTAGACTCATTTAAACAtctaatttaataattcaattatGAAAATACTTAAACTAAAAtcagtttaaattaaaagataatacaGAAAATTGAATTTTTCACCTATGCAAACTCTCTATGTCCGCAGCTCTCTATCATATCATCATGAGAAATTCTTACATTCCCATAAGAGTTGACACACTTTTTATCTCCACcaataaaatttgaaacaatTACACTAATATTtagacaaaattttaaattttaaatttttgttattcataacatacaaaaaaaaaaatatttatttggtcATTAGGTCTAAACCTTATTTGTTAGCACTACCAATTATGAGTTGGTAGTACTAACTTGTGTGCATAACATGTCTTCACACACACCTGTTTCCCCAAGTGTAACTGAGGGTGTCAAACTAGTTGCTATGTTCAGATATATTTTCTGATTACTCGACTCCTACGATCGCATTTTGCTTGTTCAGATGAATTCATACCCACGGAAGATGGTAACTTTCAGCAAGACATTATACATCTGGATTAGCTCGAATCGACATACATCTCCTACTCTCAGATTCTTGTCCTTGAAAAATTTACCCCATCCTCCATTTAACCCCAAACTTCCACCTCTCCATTGCCAATTGCTTCTAACAGTCCATTCTCTATCTTCAGAATCTTTAACTTTGACAGCCTCACAAACATTTTTCATATACCTTCTAGCAAATCCCGCCGGCACAATCTGCAGAATTCAATAGAATTTGCAGGTTAGTGCATTGAAATAGTTTTAATCCGCGCAATAGATgtaatttattgttatttacTTCCTGTGTAAAATTTTAGTATCTGAAGTAACTTAGTTTTCACTGTGTACTACTCTTATAGAAGTCTGTCGTGACTTTCTGGATATCTATCCGCGttgattatatataatttgttgaactataattattttattatgtcgCGACAATAAGAAAAAACATTAGGAAATGTTTTTGTACATTAAGCCATACCAATTTATCATCTTGAAGATAATGTAGCAGAACGATGACCAAAAAAGTTGGATTTTTTGGCTTGCACATTGTTGCTGCATCAACTGCCATTCTTATTTCAGATGACATTGTTGATAAAGTTCTATAAAGTCTTGCGCTAACAAAGATTTCTGTCTCTATTTCTTCACTTCCACGCAAAACGGCAATTCCATCTGCAAATTTACGAGTTAATATTTAGACGGATATATAATTTAGATTCATAGCAGAAA
This window of the Mercurialis annua linkage group LG5, ddMerAnnu1.2, whole genome shotgun sequence genome carries:
- the LOC126680505 gene encoding xanthotoxin 5-hydroxylase CYP82C4-like, yielding MNTTMKFLLHLQEIPLYATFLLATFSIFLAIKYARANRNKKNIKNPPEPAGAWPIVGHLPLLGGSNQLLHRTFKTMADKLGPIFLIRLGIHQAVIVSDKELARECFTVNDKVFPTRPKSLAVKIMGYNHAMLGFAPYGKYWRDMRKLAVVQLLSNRRLELLKHVIDTETKLFIKDLYQESVKNGGQSAIVEMKERFEELTLNIIVKMVAGKRLFGSNGIEDDDSRRFSKALSEFFNLTGMILVSDTVPILGWLDLVKGYVGKMKKTAMELDSVLGRWVKQHREKMIEEHNIKEEDRDFIYVMLSVLDDGSISADEIDTIIKATCLSLILGGYDTNAITLTWAISLLLNNRHVLKKAQHELDIYVGKHQQVESGSCTTNLVYLQAVVKETLRLYPATPLLVPREAMEDCIIAGYHIPAGTRLFVNLWKMHRDPTVWINSLEFQPERFLNEHINLDIKGQDFECIPFGSGRRMCPGVSFALQVLHLTLARLLQGFELTTVADNPVDMSESPGLTSPKATPLEVVLSPRLPCELYEC